In the Paenibacillus sp. FSL H7-0357 genome, one interval contains:
- a CDS encoding HD-GYP domain-containing protein, translated as MDSYLGRILKNDLINAYGVTVIPARSVLNAEHLELIRKQRINTLDIVFTDEQPQTPACREMVNGVVEVSKDLFNSFRLTRKVPLADIRKDVVPVVQEISLLPDIFALFEAIQGKDDYTYQHNIGVGVLSTLIGRWMNMGQAELSVLSLAATLHDIGKLKIPPELLNKPGKLTTEEFALVRKHTIFGYEMLKETTGANSHITLTALQHHERNDGKGYPLGLKEEQIDSYSKIVAVADIFHAMSSKRPYHEAMPFHLIVEQMRRGSFGALDPHVVSVFLENIVKRTVGRDVILTDGRVGEIVYLNPHNIETPLIKIDGEYIDLGKMRDLKIKEISI; from the coding sequence ATGGATAGTTATTTAGGCAGAATCCTCAAAAATGATCTGATCAATGCGTACGGTGTAACTGTAATACCGGCAAGAAGCGTATTGAACGCAGAGCATTTGGAACTCATCCGCAAGCAAAGAATCAATACATTGGATATCGTATTCACCGATGAACAACCACAGACGCCGGCCTGCCGCGAGATGGTTAACGGTGTGGTGGAAGTGTCGAAGGATTTGTTTAATTCTTTCAGATTAACCCGCAAAGTTCCATTGGCGGATATAAGAAAGGATGTTGTACCGGTTGTTCAGGAGATTTCACTCCTTCCCGATATTTTTGCGCTGTTCGAAGCGATTCAGGGGAAGGACGATTATACATACCAGCACAATATTGGCGTAGGTGTGTTATCCACATTGATTGGCAGATGGATGAATATGGGGCAGGCGGAGCTGTCGGTGCTTTCCCTAGCTGCAACCTTGCATGATATCGGCAAGCTCAAAATTCCTCCCGAGTTGCTGAATAAACCGGGCAAGCTGACTACCGAAGAATTCGCCCTCGTCAGAAAGCACACGATTTTCGGCTATGAGATGTTGAAGGAGACAACGGGGGCTAATTCACATATCACCTTGACCGCGCTCCAGCATCATGAAAGGAATGACGGCAAGGGTTATCCGCTGGGGCTGAAGGAGGAACAGATTGATTCCTACAGCAAAATCGTTGCCGTTGCCGACATCTTTCATGCGATGTCCTCCAAGCGGCCCTATCATGAAGCTATGCCGTTCCATCTCATTGTGGAGCAGATGAGGAGAGGCAGCTTTGGGGCGCTTGACCCGCATGTGGTCTCCGTGTTCCTGGAGAATATTGTGAAACGGACCGTCGGGCGCGATGTGATCTTAACCGACGGCCGTGTCGGTGAAATTGTCTACTTGAATCCCCATAACATCGAAACGCCCTTAATCAAGATAGATGGTGAATATATCGACCTTGGCAAAATGAGGGATCTCAAGATCAAAGAAATCAGTATTTAG
- a CDS encoding ABC transporter substrate-binding protein: protein MKRKFAFVIATVCTLIIAGCGNGGNTNSGNNGTATNAPKESAATEATKAPAKDVTIKMFQFKVEIAEQLNTLAELYEKETGVKVEVETHGGGEDYGALLKAEIASGSEPEIFNNGGYTALVPYMDRATDLSDQPWAAKLIPTSKTPATVDGKLYGMPMNVEGYGLIYNKDLFTKAGITEEPKTLSQLKDAAAKLKAAGITPFEATNEWWSMGMHLVNVGLAHQPDPKKFVDDVKAGTQTFKGNAVFEQWLDLVDVIFGNAQDNKMTTDYATQVADFASGKAAMMMQGNWTQGDIDKIDPALNLGLLPLPISDEEGTILVGVPNNYVVNSKSAHPEEAKAFLNWLVSSETGKQYLTKEFKFIPAETDIETAAEDIGQVAVAVQEKSATALGWNWDMFPDGVTQGFGAAMQEYLGGQINHDQLLEKLDKSVQDIVKQ, encoded by the coding sequence ATGAAAAGAAAGTTCGCGTTTGTTATCGCAACCGTTTGCACACTCATTATCGCAGGTTGCGGCAATGGCGGCAATACTAATTCCGGGAACAATGGAACCGCTACCAATGCGCCGAAAGAGTCAGCAGCAACTGAGGCGACAAAAGCTCCTGCCAAAGATGTGACGATCAAAATGTTCCAGTTCAAGGTCGAAATTGCCGAACAGCTGAACACATTGGCTGAACTGTATGAGAAAGAAACCGGAGTCAAGGTTGAAGTCGAAACGCATGGCGGCGGCGAAGATTACGGCGCTTTGCTCAAAGCGGAAATTGCCTCAGGCTCGGAACCGGAAATTTTCAATAACGGCGGCTACACCGCTCTGGTTCCTTACATGGACCGCGCTACCGACTTGTCAGATCAGCCTTGGGCCGCAAAACTGATCCCTACCTCCAAAACTCCTGCTACTGTGGACGGCAAGCTGTACGGCATGCCGATGAACGTCGAGGGCTATGGCCTTATCTATAACAAGGATCTGTTTACCAAAGCTGGTATTACTGAAGAACCAAAAACACTGTCCCAGCTTAAGGACGCTGCCGCGAAGCTGAAAGCTGCCGGCATCACTCCATTTGAAGCAACCAACGAATGGTGGTCCATGGGGATGCACCTTGTGAATGTTGGTCTTGCCCACCAGCCTGATCCGAAGAAATTTGTCGATGATGTCAAAGCCGGTACGCAAACCTTTAAAGGCAATGCCGTGTTCGAGCAATGGCTTGATCTGGTGGATGTAATCTTCGGTAACGCCCAAGATAACAAAATGACTACTGACTATGCGACTCAGGTTGCTGATTTCGCCTCCGGCAAAGCGGCAATGATGATGCAGGGCAACTGGACTCAGGGTGATATCGACAAGATTGACCCTGCACTGAACCTTGGCCTGCTCCCGCTCCCGATCAGTGACGAAGAAGGCACCATTCTGGTAGGAGTACCTAATAACTATGTTGTAAACAGCAAATCCGCGCATCCGGAAGAAGCCAAAGCGTTCCTGAACTGGCTCGTATCCTCGGAGACCGGCAAACAATATTTGACGAAGGAATTCAAGTTCATTCCGGCTGAAACTGATATTGAAACAGCTGCAGAAGATATCGGCCAGGTTGCCGTTGCTGTTCAAGAAAAATCCGCAACTGCACTCGGCTGGAACTGGGATATGTTCCCTGACGGAGTAACTCAGGGCTTCGGCGCTGCGATGCAGGAATATCTCGGCGGACAAATTAACCACGATCAGCTCCTGGAAAAACTGGATAAATCCGTACAGGATATCGTGAAGCAATAA
- a CDS encoding Nramp family divalent metal transporter, translating into MINNPKHKNTISAQAVLNGDVKGLKRLLPFLGPAFIASVAYLDPGNFATNITAGSKYGYLLLWVIAASNLMAVLIQSLSAKLGIATGKNLPEVARERFPKGASIFLWIQSELVIIATDLAEFIGAALGLYLLFGIPMLPAAIITAVGSFAILELQRRGYRTLEAGIASMVLIVVLAFAFQVIMAKPDAGAVIAGIFTPAFEGVDSILLAAGILGATVMPHAIYLHSSLTQSRVVGIDEKEKKQIFKLEMIDIVIAMVIAGAVNMAMVIVAAALFFKNGLVVEDLDVAFQQFRHLAGPVTAVSFGLGLLIAGLSSSSVGTMAGDVVMQGFINKRINLYLRRAITIIPPLAIIAFGINPTRALVMSQVVLSFGIAFALIPLVIFTSNRQIMKGLVNHRITTVLGWIISALVVSLNLFLIVEMFI; encoded by the coding sequence ATGATAAATAATCCGAAGCACAAGAATACAATTTCAGCACAAGCAGTACTTAACGGGGACGTCAAAGGATTGAAGAGACTCCTTCCGTTTCTGGGCCCGGCCTTTATTGCCTCAGTAGCGTATCTGGACCCCGGGAATTTCGCCACGAACATTACGGCCGGATCGAAATACGGTTACCTGTTGTTATGGGTCATTGCCGCATCGAATTTAATGGCCGTGCTGATACAGTCCTTATCCGCCAAGCTTGGCATAGCTACCGGAAAGAATCTGCCGGAAGTGGCGCGTGAACGCTTCCCGAAGGGCGCTTCCATTTTTTTATGGATACAAAGCGAACTGGTCATTATTGCCACGGACCTGGCGGAGTTTATCGGGGCAGCCCTTGGACTATATCTGCTGTTCGGGATACCGATGCTGCCTGCCGCAATAATTACCGCTGTCGGTTCATTCGCTATTCTTGAGCTGCAGCGGCGTGGTTACCGGACGCTTGAGGCCGGGATTGCTTCGATGGTGCTAATCGTCGTCTTAGCCTTTGCTTTCCAGGTCATTATGGCTAAGCCGGATGCCGGAGCAGTAATCGCCGGAATATTCACCCCTGCATTCGAGGGTGTGGACAGCATCCTGCTGGCAGCAGGGATTCTTGGGGCAACGGTCATGCCGCATGCGATCTATCTTCATTCTTCACTGACACAGAGCCGTGTGGTCGGGATTGACGAAAAAGAGAAAAAACAGATTTTTAAGCTGGAAATGATTGATATCGTTATTGCGATGGTTATTGCCGGTGCTGTGAATATGGCGATGGTAATCGTTGCCGCTGCCCTTTTCTTTAAGAACGGGCTTGTAGTTGAAGACTTGGATGTGGCCTTCCAGCAGTTCCGCCATTTGGCCGGTCCGGTAACGGCAGTTTCGTTCGGCCTTGGACTCTTGATCGCAGGGCTGTCGAGTTCTTCGGTTGGGACAATGGCCGGTGATGTGGTTATGCAGGGATTCATAAATAAGAGGATCAACCTGTATCTGCGGCGGGCGATTACGATTATTCCTCCGCTGGCGATTATCGCCTTTGGCATCAATCCGACCCGCGCACTGGTGATGAGCCAGGTGGTATTGTCCTTCGGGATAGCCTTTGCTTTGATCCCGCTTGTTATTTTCACCAGCAACCGCCAGATTATGAAGGGGCTGGTCAACCACCGGATTACTACGGTTCTGGGCTGGATCATCTCTGCGCTGGTCGTATCGCTCAATCTGTTCCTGATTGTTGAAATGTTCATCTAA
- a CDS encoding sensor histidine kinase, which produces MFRNSIRTRLMALVLLASVIPSGISVTFSYLYTKKSVTEQSVKQNTKLLTLGEANLSSYFSGVNQQAMSLYSGINVPSSFYTSLLTAKHPDNAPENSVLPDNRAIISTQLYNLFLSDRNTFQIHLYVRAARQSNLVLGGLFRRENNDDYAPVIQTEETYRPYIEVTHMDHQYGMKSGFPNLKSGTVPVFTAHFPMYRTPSDDVLADLSIDFRLGELEGIVKSMYNSDTERLYILNEQGQALFASDSDWIGKPVTAGWSQLPEKDDSGHFTWKKDGFEGIVMYRHIENTLFKGSIIKLVPYEDLYGDARTITRFNTGIGVLFLILGGLSAVLISVGFTRPIKKLISFTQKVQIGQLDAHMDAEREDEFGLLTRKITGMTRTINDLILKEYKLELANKTNQLKALQAQVNPHFLYNALQSIASLSLRYNAPKVYDLIYSLGSMMRYSMNTERTQVPLRDELEHVQNYVILQTERFGEENLRLDIDAEEAALEIAVPKMILQPIVENIFKHGFTDGIREAVISITCALDANGSLRLAVKDNGKGITAERLEEITAGLQQSGRTEHEEIGLHNVLARVRLQMSSGAELLLQSVEGGGVKVTLIIPLDMMDPTN; this is translated from the coding sequence ATGTTCAGAAACAGTATCCGGACCCGGCTGATGGCGCTAGTGCTGCTGGCCTCAGTGATTCCGTCGGGGATATCCGTAACGTTCTCATATCTCTATACCAAGAAATCGGTAACCGAACAGTCAGTGAAGCAGAATACGAAGCTGCTGACACTTGGGGAGGCTAATCTCAGTAGTTACTTCAGCGGAGTGAATCAGCAGGCGATGTCCCTATACAGCGGAATCAATGTCCCCAGCTCCTTCTATACGAGCCTGCTTACGGCCAAACATCCGGATAATGCTCCTGAAAACTCCGTCTTGCCGGATAACCGGGCGATCATCTCAACACAGCTCTATAACCTGTTCCTCTCCGACCGGAACACCTTTCAGATTCACCTGTATGTCCGGGCGGCCAGGCAGTCGAATCTGGTGCTCGGCGGGCTATTCCGCCGGGAGAATAATGATGATTACGCCCCGGTGATCCAAACGGAGGAAACGTACCGGCCTTATATTGAGGTTACGCATATGGATCATCAATACGGGATGAAGTCCGGATTCCCTAATTTGAAATCGGGTACTGTGCCGGTTTTTACTGCTCATTTCCCCATGTACCGAACGCCGAGCGATGATGTTCTGGCCGATCTGTCGATTGATTTCCGTTTGGGGGAGCTGGAGGGAATCGTCAAATCCATGTACAATTCGGATACAGAACGGCTTTATATCTTGAATGAACAGGGGCAGGCCTTGTTTGCTTCTGATTCCGATTGGATCGGCAAACCGGTCACTGCAGGCTGGAGCCAGTTGCCGGAGAAGGATGACAGTGGCCATTTCACCTGGAAGAAGGATGGTTTCGAGGGTATTGTAATGTATCGCCACATTGAGAATACGTTGTTCAAGGGCAGCATCATCAAGCTGGTTCCCTATGAAGATCTGTATGGCGATGCCAGAACTATCACCCGGTTCAACACCGGAATCGGTGTGCTGTTCCTGATCCTTGGCGGACTCAGCGCGGTATTAATCTCCGTCGGATTCACAAGGCCGATCAAGAAGCTGATCTCCTTCACCCAGAAAGTGCAGATTGGTCAGCTTGATGCGCATATGGATGCCGAACGGGAGGATGAATTCGGCCTCCTGACACGCAAAATCACCGGCATGACCCGGACGATCAACGATCTTATCTTAAAGGAATACAAACTTGAGCTGGCCAACAAGACCAATCAGCTGAAGGCGCTGCAGGCCCAGGTCAATCCTCATTTCCTGTATAATGCCCTGCAGTCCATTGCCAGTCTGTCCTTGCGCTACAATGCACCCAAGGTGTATGATCTCATCTATTCGCTTGGCAGTATGATGCGCTATTCCATGAACACGGAGCGGACGCAGGTCCCGCTTCGTGATGAACTGGAGCATGTGCAGAATTATGTGATCCTGCAGACGGAACGTTTCGGGGAAGAGAACTTAAGGCTGGATATTGATGCAGAGGAAGCTGCTCTGGAGATTGCCGTGCCCAAGATGATTCTGCAGCCCATTGTTGAGAATATATTCAAGCATGGTTTTACGGACGGGATCCGCGAGGCTGTAATCTCCATCACCTGTGCTCTGGATGCGAACGGCAGCCTGCGGCTTGCCGTCAAGGACAACGGCAAAGGAATCACTGCGGAACGGCTGGAGGAAATTACAGCCGGACTTCAGCAGAGCGGCCGGACAGAGCACGAAGAGATTGGGCTGCATAACGTACTGGCGCGTGTGCGGCTGCAGATGAGCAGCGGGGCAGAGCTATTGCTGCAGAGTGTCGAAGGCGGCGGGGTTAAGGTGACGCTTATTATTCCGCTGGATATGATGGACCCAACAAATTAA
- a CDS encoding response regulator, with protein MKVLIVDDEKHVREAIRYFVPWEKYQISEIFEATNGQEATLIMQEQQPAIVFTDMRMPLMDGAELLEWLHHHFPNTKTIVISGYQDFNYVKPAIVYGGTDYLLKPLNSKQLIAAAEHAFKLWLEEEEERQQSHRQNMQLNVLRPLYWDKMLSDLVSGHASFQELKPSLCEELGLQGDAASCRVAVISLQRANCRLLERFHGDVTLTSFVLANVCNEVISPGRSGFAFRSWQAGTDIVILFWTAALDVEVWVRLINESMKQTYGVQVDIGLSRPVAFPEGLQNAFRQARQGLSERNLLQREGRIYHYRELTEESGSVEDHVLESLLDKLRVAVLSGDLQRMERVVDEWADQLSGLSLLTENNFLHQQEEIRAVLMRWRQNEEIAFELCYDEEGMFSVENWRNQFKTMLQRLWKGNSQTPDSRLVQEIREYLNQNYAKDMTLQHIAERFFISRENVSRKFKQISGENLSDYLTALRIDKAKTLLQNTNLRLSQISELVGYEDEKYFSRVFKKSTGQTPREYRKQEDSL; from the coding sequence ATGAAGGTGCTGATTGTAGACGATGAGAAGCATGTGCGTGAGGCGATCCGCTATTTTGTACCGTGGGAAAAATATCAGATTTCAGAGATTTTTGAGGCGACCAACGGGCAGGAAGCTACGCTGATAATGCAGGAGCAACAGCCGGCGATTGTCTTCACGGATATGCGGATGCCGCTGATGGACGGTGCGGAGCTGCTGGAATGGCTGCATCATCATTTCCCGAATACGAAGACAATTGTCATTAGCGGGTATCAGGACTTCAATTATGTAAAGCCGGCAATCGTCTACGGAGGGACAGATTATTTGCTGAAGCCCCTGAACAGTAAACAACTGATTGCCGCAGCCGAGCATGCCTTCAAGCTGTGGTTGGAGGAAGAGGAGGAGCGGCAGCAGAGTCACCGGCAGAATATGCAGCTTAATGTGCTGCGGCCGCTGTACTGGGACAAGATGCTCTCGGATCTGGTCTCCGGCCATGCTTCATTTCAGGAGCTGAAGCCTTCCTTGTGCGAAGAGCTGGGGTTGCAGGGGGATGCGGCAAGCTGCAGAGTTGCCGTAATCTCGCTCCAGCGTGCAAACTGCCGCCTGCTGGAGCGGTTTCATGGCGATGTGACGCTGACCTCCTTCGTGCTGGCGAACGTCTGCAATGAGGTGATCTCCCCCGGGAGAAGCGGCTTTGCCTTTCGCAGCTGGCAGGCCGGCACCGATATTGTCATTCTTTTCTGGACGGCGGCTCTGGATGTGGAAGTGTGGGTGCGGCTTATCAATGAATCGATGAAACAGACTTATGGGGTACAGGTGGATATTGGACTCAGCCGGCCCGTGGCTTTTCCCGAAGGACTGCAAAACGCCTTCCGTCAGGCGCGTCAAGGCCTGAGTGAGCGCAATCTCCTTCAGCGGGAAGGGCGCATTTATCATTACAGGGAGCTGACGGAGGAGAGTGGGTCTGTGGAAGACCACGTGCTGGAATCACTGCTGGACAAGCTCAGAGTGGCCGTATTATCGGGGGATCTGCAGAGAATGGAACGGGTGGTTGATGAATGGGCCGATCAGCTTTCAGGGCTGTCGCTGCTCACCGAGAATAACTTTCTGCACCAGCAGGAAGAGATCCGCGCCGTTCTGATGCGCTGGCGGCAGAATGAGGAGATTGCCTTTGAGCTGTGTTATGACGAAGAGGGGATGTTCTCCGTTGAGAACTGGCGGAATCAGTTTAAGACTATGCTGCAGCGATTGTGGAAAGGGAATTCCCAGACACCGGACAGCCGGCTTGTTCAGGAAATCCGGGAATACCTCAATCAGAACTACGCCAAGGACATGACGCTTCAGCATATCGCCGAGCGCTTTTTTATCAGCAGGGAGAATGTCTCACGCAAGTTCAAACAGATCAGCGGGGAGAATCTGTCCGATTATTTAACTGCACTGAGAATAGACAAGGCCAAGACGCTGCTGCAAAATACAAACCTGCGGCTGTCGCAGATTTCAGAGCTGGTCGGCTATGAGGATGAGAAGTATTTCAGCCGGGTTTTTAAGAAATCGACCGGGCAGACTCCTCGTGAATACCGCAAGCAGGAGGACTCTCTGTAG
- a CDS encoding carbohydrate ABC transporter permease: protein MRKALRLQKGWGQQIVFLGPCLLFFLTIVVTPFFLGFYYSSTDWNGLDLDKAVWTGAANWKRIFLNDDKFWESLLFTLRFTIVSVIAANVLALLLAFLLMTTLKTKKLLRTIFFMPNVIGGILLGYIWQFIFTKGFGTIGEITGISFFQLPWLGTPSTGFWGLVIVFVWQTAGYMMVIYIASLAGIPKDLIEAAKIDGARAPQLFKSVYVPLIMPAITICLFLTTSNAFKMFDLNLSLTKGGPGTSTQSLAYNIYAEALINNRYGLGTAKALLFFAAVSLITVTQVWITKRKEVSA from the coding sequence ATGAGAAAAGCTCTGCGTTTGCAAAAAGGCTGGGGACAGCAAATCGTTTTCCTCGGCCCCTGCCTGCTCTTCTTCCTGACCATTGTGGTCACACCCTTCTTTCTCGGCTTTTATTATTCTTCCACTGACTGGAACGGGCTGGATCTGGACAAAGCGGTCTGGACAGGCGCCGCCAACTGGAAACGGATTTTTCTGAATGATGATAAGTTCTGGGAATCCCTGCTCTTTACCCTTCGCTTCACTATAGTGTCCGTAATTGCCGCGAATGTGCTGGCACTTCTGCTGGCCTTCCTGCTGATGACGACACTGAAGACCAAGAAATTGCTGCGTACCATCTTCTTTATGCCCAATGTAATCGGCGGTATTCTGCTAGGATACATCTGGCAGTTTATCTTCACCAAGGGCTTCGGGACAATCGGCGAAATCACCGGAATCTCCTTCTTCCAGCTGCCTTGGCTCGGTACGCCCAGCACTGGCTTCTGGGGCCTTGTCATCGTATTTGTGTGGCAGACTGCCGGGTATATGATGGTTATCTATATTGCCTCACTCGCCGGGATTCCGAAGGATTTGATTGAAGCGGCCAAGATCGATGGCGCCCGCGCACCCCAGCTGTTCAAAAGCGTCTATGTGCCTTTGATCATGCCGGCCATCACAATCTGCCTGTTCCTGACCACATCCAATGCCTTTAAAATGTTCGACCTTAACCTGTCGCTGACCAAGGGCGGACCGGGAACCTCCACCCAGTCGCTCGCCTATAACATTTATGCGGAAGCGCTAATCAACAACCGGTACGGTCTTGGCACAGCCAAAGCGCTGCTCTTCTTCGCTGCTGTATCACTGATCACCGTTACTCAGGTATGGATCACTAAGAGAAAAGAGGTGTCGGCATAA
- a CDS encoding carbohydrate ABC transporter permease → MMNSSRYRPRNFILEIAAILLALVFLSPFYLVLSNSVKGLKEILTDAASFPQVFVWSNYSKVWDAIDFPQAFWNSLQITILSVIFIVLFSSMAAYQIVRKPSRFNSFVFLLLISAMIIPFQSLMLQLVRVTSILELRGELYGIVACYLGFGMPLSVFLFHGFIKTVPFELEEAARVDGSNPYGVFFKIVFPLLMPIIVTVIILNTLWIWNDYLLPVLVIGGNKDLTTLPVAVTKFFGQYTKKWDLALAGLVMAITPILLFFLTLQRYIVEGVTSGSVKG, encoded by the coding sequence ATAATGAACAGCAGCAGATACCGTCCCAGAAATTTCATTCTGGAAATTGCCGCCATACTCCTGGCCCTTGTCTTCCTGTCTCCGTTCTACCTGGTGCTTAGCAACTCTGTTAAAGGGCTTAAGGAAATTCTGACTGATGCTGCATCGTTTCCGCAGGTTTTTGTGTGGAGCAATTATTCTAAGGTCTGGGACGCCATAGACTTCCCGCAGGCTTTCTGGAACTCTCTGCAGATTACCATCCTGAGCGTTATCTTCATTGTTCTGTTCAGCTCCATGGCCGCTTATCAGATCGTTAGAAAGCCGTCGCGCTTCAATTCCTTTGTCTTCCTGCTGCTCATCTCGGCGATGATTATTCCCTTCCAGTCGCTGATGCTGCAATTGGTCCGGGTAACCAGTATCCTGGAGCTGCGCGGAGAACTTTACGGTATTGTGGCTTGCTATCTGGGGTTCGGGATGCCTCTGTCAGTCTTCCTGTTCCACGGCTTTATCAAAACCGTGCCCTTTGAGCTGGAGGAAGCGGCCCGGGTCGACGGCTCCAATCCTTACGGCGTTTTCTTCAAAATCGTCTTCCCGCTGCTGATGCCAATTATTGTTACTGTAATTATTCTCAACACCCTTTGGATCTGGAATGACTACCTGCTGCCTGTGCTGGTCATCGGCGGTAATAAGGATCTGACTACACTGCCGGTAGCTGTAACCAAATTCTTCGGGCAGTACACTAAGAAGTGGGATCTTGCGCTCGCGGGACTGGTCATGGCCATTACACCGATTCTCCTGTTCTTCCTGACGCTGCAGCGGTATATTGTTGAAGGAGTAACTTCAGGATCTGTCAAGGGATAA
- a CDS encoding N-acetylmuramoyl-L-alanine amidase has product MNKFIHTAVLAACLLTGSMLQPATSSAAGAYTAKVSASSLNVRSEPAANAAVTGSLKSGAQVTVTDEQHGWAKVRSGSISGWVAGYYLIKVSGTGGESRAAVAVSTSAKASGSGGSTAMVTADSLRIRGGPGTGYKILGALKAEDSVTVLLRQNGWVRIRTASGETGWVAAQYLASGSSASTGSGSRTTGSLRQTGGINGKRIVIDPGHGGSDPGMLGTSFDTLEKDLNLQTALYVRDYLTAKGARVELTRAQDQRPSLARRVQIGQSVGADAFVSIHYNSSPKNVSGTLTFYYSESDDLRLARSIENRLGQGIGLKSNGVSFGNYHILRENNLPAALVELGFLSNRNDEAVVRTSAYQKKAAKAIAEGLADYFKG; this is encoded by the coding sequence ATGAACAAATTTATACATACCGCAGTGCTGGCAGCCTGCTTGCTCACTGGAAGCATGCTGCAGCCTGCAACCAGTTCCGCTGCAGGAGCCTATACAGCAAAAGTGAGTGCAAGCTCCCTCAATGTACGCAGCGAGCCGGCAGCCAATGCGGCAGTTACAGGATCCTTAAAAAGCGGCGCACAGGTGACCGTTACCGATGAACAGCATGGCTGGGCAAAAGTGCGGTCCGGTTCAATCTCCGGCTGGGTTGCGGGGTATTATCTCATAAAAGTGAGCGGGACAGGCGGTGAATCCCGTGCAGCAGTTGCTGTATCCACATCCGCCAAGGCCTCCGGAAGCGGCGGCAGCACAGCAATGGTTACGGCTGATTCCCTGCGCATCCGTGGAGGTCCGGGAACCGGTTATAAGATACTCGGAGCGTTAAAGGCAGAGGACTCCGTAACTGTTCTGCTGCGGCAGAACGGTTGGGTGCGGATCCGCACCGCCAGCGGGGAGACCGGCTGGGTCGCAGCACAGTATCTTGCCAGCGGAAGCTCCGCGAGTACAGGAAGCGGGAGCCGAACGACTGGCAGCCTTAGGCAGACTGGCGGGATCAATGGCAAGCGGATCGTCATTGATCCGGGTCATGGCGGCAGCGATCCCGGCATGCTCGGCACATCCTTTGACACGTTGGAGAAGGATCTGAATCTGCAGACGGCATTGTATGTCCGCGACTACCTGACAGCCAAGGGAGCCCGTGTGGAGCTGACACGTGCCCAAGACCAGCGCCCTTCCCTCGCCAGGAGGGTGCAGATCGGGCAGTCTGTAGGGGCGGACGCTTTTGTCAGCATCCATTACAACTCCTCCCCGAAGAATGTAAGCGGCACGCTGACTTTTTATTACTCGGAATCGGATGATCTGCGCCTGGCACGCTCCATTGAGAACCGGCTCGGGCAGGGCATCGGCTTGAAGAGCAATGGAGTATCCTTCGGCAACTACCATATTCTGCGGGAGAACAACCTTCCGGCAGCACTGGTGGAGCTCGGGTTCCTAAGCAACCGGAACGATGAAGCGGTCGTCCGCACATCTGCCTATCAGAAAAAAGCCGCCAAGGCAATTGCCGAGGGGCTGGCGGACTATTTTAAAGGTTAA